AGTATTTGCTATACTATGTCAGCCACCCAGGTAAAAAAATTCATCTGATCTCCTTGTACCATCATCAGTGACTACGGCCTGTCTTCTTCAAGCTGCATGATGGGCATTTGTACTGCTTAATGTTCTCAGCCTTGGCCGGAGTTATCTTCACGCACTTTCCATGGAACCACCTTTCGCAAATATCACAGCAAATCCAAAATTCATCCGCACTGTAATTACCACCACAGCTACCACACAGTGTTTCACCTTGCTCATCTTCTTCATCCTCAAAGCCCTCATCTGTCAGCTTGGGTGTGCTCTTGACCTGCCCATCACTGGATCTCTGCAAAAATACAGAGGGACGTTATTGCGCCAAAGGAATGCCCTACGAATGTGGTGTTCTGCAATATGTCAATCATTTACACTAGTCCCATTGCAAACATATTTCGCAGACATTCGAACAAACTTTTAACAGCCCAAGGTGATAAAATGGAGGTACGACTACTATAAGTTCTAGAAGTGCTTTTTTTTTCAGTGGTGAGTCTGGTGACAATAACAAAGGTCTGAGATCAGTCTAGAATGGAGGGGATTCAAGCCAGAGAAGAGTTTGGCATAATGGGTGTCCCAGGTGCAGGCTGATGCTTTCATTTGCAAAAGGTAATTCTGAATTCAGATGATAACTTCTTCACACAATATGCTTATGAATTCATAGTAAACAATTGTCAGACATTCATAGTAAAGTTTGTATTTAGCATTAGAGAAAAGAATCAAACTTTTTTCAAGAGTTAAATGGAACTCCCTAAAAGTCCTAATAAAAAAATGTACCAAGACAACCAAATAATGAAAACTGTTGATATTATCCTCACCTTGGTGCTTCCTCGGGATTTGCTACCACTATCCACACTAGGCTTGTCCTTCACAGGCTTCTTTTCTGTCACTACTTCAAAGACAGTTGGCAGTTCATTTATCATACTGAATAGACGTTTCCTGAAAAGGAAACAATGGAACTTTTCAGTACAAGTCATCTTTGACTTTGACTGACACTTGTCTCATGACAGACACAAAAGCAAATGGTGGACATGCACATCCTGCTGTTTCAATTCAGAACCTACACATCACACAATTGGGGAACAGACAGCACAAGCTGACATCATCAGTAAAAGCTGCAGAAATGTTAAAGCACTACATTGGATGATATAGAAACGACAGATTTCGCCATGTACCGATTGAAAACCTGCCTTTAAATATAGAAAAGAAAGAAGCATGTCTCTCCTTTAAGTTCTACATTGTTTTTTGTGTTTCACTAGTATTCCTTCTTTATCCTCCAATATATACACTTTCTTACtttcctttgattttcttgatttCATTCGTGTTTGAGACTCCACAACAGCAGCAGACTCCTTAATTTTGAAGGTGCGGGGAAAAAAGAATTACAAAGGGTCCTCAAATCCTAGGTACCAAGGTGGAGGCATAAGCATCACCGACTCTGATGTGCATTCTTTTTACAAGAATGCTAGTAACCAGCATAATCTCGACTAAAAATATTCATAATACTTTCACAAACCAGGGTCCCTTATCCTTCAATAATTAACTCATTGTTCTTGaatcaaacaaaaagaaatgaaaaggaACCCATGTGCCAAAGCATGCATGGGGATGCTATATGGAACTGAACAGCAGACTCCAATAGATAATATCACAACATCAAGTGAAGACTTAATACAGACAGTAGAGCAATTACCATAAGAGAAGCCAAGGCAAATAAACCAGTGTGTGAAACAGGTACTTAAGGACATCAAAACCGACATAATGATACCACACATTAAAACAAAGATAATGATAAACATAACACATGCATTCAAAATTATCAATCTCACTAGCAACCATTCTCATTCAATAATGTATGGATGATAGAAAAACCCAGAACCTCTCCTCGTTGGCCTCAATTTCCAGCAGTCAGTCAGAAATGCCTTTCAAATCCAGCAAGCCAACGGGAAGCCACTATTTTTATTAACCAAAGGCAGTGCGCCATGTTTCATTACCTAGGTCTTTAACTCATCAAAAGGCTGCAGCTCGTTTACTAAAAAGGTTTCAAGTTAATCAAATACTTAGCACTGCTTGGCTACCCAATTTTCCTTCTTAGAGAAAAAAAATATGGCTTAAGTTGATTGGACAAATGGAAACCAATAGGTTATAAATCATTTGAGTAtcctaaggttaatcaaactcgaAAAGAAAAGGTGAAAGAAGATAACAATGTGGAAGCTTGAGGAAGGATGGGTAGAGGCTAATTCAAAAATTTGCAGATAATAACGCAGGAACATCTTTCGAAAAGACAGGAAGAGAGAAAGAGCAACATGAAATAAAGACAGGGTGATTGTCAATCTGAAAAGGTTAAACAACGTCAAATGGATAAGGGCCGCACCCATTTAATAAGaccaaaagaaagttccatCCTAAAACTA
This Spinacia oleracea cultivar Varoflay chromosome 6, BTI_SOV_V1, whole genome shotgun sequence DNA region includes the following protein-coding sequences:
- the LOC110794862 gene encoding PHD finger protein ALFIN-LIKE 1, translated to MSSSNPRTVEEIFKDFSARRAAIVRALSSDVDEFYGLCDPEKENLCLYGHPNESWEVNLPAEEVPPELPEPALGINFARDGMNRRDWLSLVAVHSDCWLLSVAFYFGARLNRNERKRLFSMINELPTVFEVVTEKKPVKDKPSVDSGSKSRGSTKRSSDGQVKSTPKLTDEGFEDEEDEQGETLCGSCGGNYSADEFWICCDICERWFHGKCVKITPAKAENIKQYKCPSCSLKKTGRSH